GTGAGTGACGCCATCAACCGTCCCCAAAGTGCCTAGGGTCAGCCACAACATACTCACTCGGACGGCGCATACGCCACGAATGGGGGAAAGGGCACACTGCAACGTAGCCACTTGTGAAGTCGACACTAGTCCGGGTATATACGAGAACGACCGACAGGACACCGACCCTCAATCAGCAGAGGAAACACTGCTCTCCGTCCGTCCAATGCACCATTAGCGGTCTCTACACTATAGTAAACAGCGGCactatgtaaacaacattcgATTCCAGAAGGAACCAACATTGACTCACGGTCACGAAGAGGGACAGCTTGCGGAGCCTCAAACATGCCTGCCGGCCTACTACAGGACAGTCTATGAAGAAGGAACAACGCTAGCGCAGCACAGCTTCTACACCTGCATTGATCTGCAAGACATACCACTGGCGTCTGCCCATCGATCATGGACAACAACAGTAGGCCTATCATCCCTTCCCCATCCTACGGCAATGGCTGACCACCGCAACCGGCCGGTTGAACGCTATATAGCAGGATGCATTATGGTGCTCAAAGTCCTGACCTGTCTGCTCTAACGAGTCAATTACCCAAAATCCCTCAACCAACTAATTGCTCGGAAACACATGGGACGTCTTAGGCATGACCATTTCACCTTCCACGCAATTGTTCTCCCCAATAAGTTGAAGTTAGCCAATGGATATGACCTTCGCGTCGGTGCTCTATATCCATTCTATGCACATCTACCGAATCGTAACCAATGATCCGCGTGCCTAATCTTCCTGGTCAAAGGCGCGTCTGATAAGGCATGTCATCAACAATCATAAGCCAGAGAACCCTCTGAAGTAGGGGAAGTGCTCGAGGAGGATTTTCGTGAACAATAACACCCTACGACGTGTGGCTATAAATAGCTACCACCACGTATATCCAAACAATGCCAGGTGTAGTCTACGATCACGCTAATCCGTGTACAAgcttgaccaggtgtagactacGCCGATTGTAGTCACATTCGGGACGAGGGGACATAAACACCTCGCTTAAAGAAGTCAGTTCGTCAGGTACATTCATAGCCCTATTTATTGGTATCGGGTAGTATCGGGTAGTATTGAGTAATATCGGGTAGTATTGTGTGGTAGTATTGAGTACTGTCGGGCAGTATTGTGTGGTAGTATTCAGTGGTATTTGAAAGTATTGAGTGGCATCgtgtagtattgggtagtatTGAGTGGTTACATGTAATATCGGGTAGTATCGGATAGTATTGAATGGTATCAGGTAGAATTTCTATCATTTGGTATTAACAATTCAACAAGTAATGGGACATTCAGTTTATCTCAAACGCAGTATACCTGAAAGTTTGTCAGGGATGATAAAGACGTTTTATGAAAATCTATAATCTAAAATGACTCCTCACATGCCGTACCCGCCAATGATTTATTTGATTAATGTTTGAAAAGAACTAGAAATGTGAAAGATACGCTTACAGTGgtataaaaaatatcaagtctctgaaataaattttacaCAAATCTGCTTATCTGAGTAGCTGtgatttttcaaatatatatcttagaATATCAATCAAAGGTGAAATAGTTGAATTCCTTTTAAATAAGGATTTTCTCTTTTAGAAGCTGATAACAGTCATGATATCGGTGTCATATTTTACTGACACTTCTCTGGGGTATCGGgatagttttgttttaaaataaatgacctcaCTGAATCTGGACAAAATCTGAAAGATATTTCGCGACATTAAAAAGTAACGTGTGAATTCCTAACATGTCACATACTTTAAGGAGTTCCGATTTTGCGTGTTGTAAGTCATGCCTAACAACTGCAACGTTGCAAATTGATCCGGGCTTTTGGGTGATACATTCCACAGAGTCAAAGAACTTCTTACCGAAGAAATGAATTTCTCCACACTTGATCAGTTCATCAATTTTTGTCCCAAATTCCGTTTGACAGAGAAGATGTTGGTGTACAGGCCAAGCACACGTGATACCCATCATGTGGACGTTTGCTTTTTCTACCGGAACTGGTGGTCTGATTCCTGCAGCAATAACCATCACATACCAAAGCGGATCGAATCCAAAGCAAGTGTATGTCCAGTCCCGTATATAATCTCCATTCATCCGCCCATTGATCTCCAGCAGCTTAGGACCCTGTGGACGTAAACTTCATCTCTACATTAAAAACGCCGTTACGGATGCCGATATCAATACAACAGTGTGATGCTGCTGTCTTGAGTTGCGCGGCCTTGGATGGATGTAGACACGTTGGCATTGACATAGACGTTTCCACGAAGGATCCTTTTCTTGTAGGACCATTGTCTGAAACAATGGCTGCGATTACTTCTCCTTCATAAATGATTACATCAATGTCGTGTTCAGTGCCATCAAAATATTCCATTATCATCATTGAACTCCCATCTGCGAGTTTCTCTCCCAGACGTTCATATTCCTCTTTGTTCCGAATCATATCCACCCCATTACCATATGATCCATTATCTGGTTTACATACCGCTGGAAATCCAACAGTCTCTTCTGCAGATCTCAGTGATTCTGCGCATGCGATTTTAGCAGATCTTCCGGTGTACTCGTACGTTCGGGGAAACTGTCGAACACCGTTGATTTCTTTCTGTAGGTACATGTGTGTTGAACTTTTGTACTTAGCATTCATTGCCCCCAATACGCCTACACCTCCAGTCAGGCCCAACTTCTCACATAAATAAGCTGCTAGTGGTCCGCATTCATCTGTAAACGTACAACATCCATTGACGGGTAGCGTAAGATCTGCCAATATCTGAACTATTCTGTCGGCATGGAAATCGTCTTGCTTGTGGTCGGTGTAGTCATACTGTATGTACTTGTAGACATCATCAAATGGAACGATATCGGGCTCAGTTTCAACCAAGACAAGCtggaaagaaaaataataaataatagtAATTGTGattttcaatctaattaaaatctagatggtcattctcgcTACGTTACATGTCCATGTAACGTAGTGGGAAtggccatctagattttaattagattgagtaaTTTTATCAATCACatcatatatttaaatcaataacTAAAAGCTTGTTGTCGACAAATCAACAATGTCTGCATATAAATGTAGGTTTAAATCGTTTAAATAATGCATTGTGTTAATGTCAAGTTAAGTAACCCATTGCGTTGCAATATTCCAGATACATCGGCCCGGAAAATCACTACACGGCAAAATAAGTCACGTGATTAGTTGGCAGAAATCTACCAACAATAAGGCTTTCCTTTGTTCATATTAAAACATAAAGGCTTAGTTCCCTGTTGTTCACTTGTCACATGAGTAGGACggattgtttaatgtcctatcaacagctaaggccaTTCACGGACGTTCTATATTGTGTGCGAAATGCATGCGTGCAGCGAGTACGTGTGTTCTGTGAGGCTGCAATATATTCacgtttgtctccttgtgataaggCGCTCCGATGTCC
This genomic stretch from Pecten maximus chromosome 13, xPecMax1.1, whole genome shotgun sequence harbors:
- the LOC117340669 gene encoding carnosine synthase 1-like, which translates into the protein MDMVLDKSSLPETEKHLVENKTILVFGDEQINRKCIRSTLTNYGVKLVLVETEPDIVPFDDVYKYIQYDYTDHKQDDFHADRIVQILADLTLPVNGCCTFTDECGPLAAYLCEKLGLTGGVGVLGAMNAKYKSSTHMYLQKEINGVRQFPRTYEYTGRSAKIACAESLRSAEETVGFPAVCKPDNGSYGNGVDMIRNKEEYERLGEKLADGSSMMIMEYFDGTEHDIDVIIYEGEVIAAIVSDNGPTRKGSFVETSMSMPTCLHPSKAAQLKTAASHCCIDIGIRNGVFNVEMKFTSTGS